A stretch of Brassica napus cultivar Da-Ae chromosome C6, Da-Ae, whole genome shotgun sequence DNA encodes these proteins:
- the LOC106373662 gene encoding UPF0496 protein At5g66660-like, which produces MAAGLVCRLMSKYLSSDKNGTNEQNLSFYTSACEEDPELKSFDSSLDQRLSKLKRSLTTGGKTGNNSLNAVKSVCGFLVEVNQNLAENIIANKDLLKSEDLTSLVGLYHESSTSTLDLFNTVRNCTNKAKLSIVIIQIAIQQFGKESMDTEVGGNKKKYAETLEELNKVKAMGDPFGDEFKEKLESVRAEHLMLLEKLGELEKKLEKQQDKLKKKRKLTTIAFASVAASMLGFYVSLSFQFVMSAISIIYDRIGLCTFNYINFILYFISFNLLK; this is translated from the coding sequence ATGGCGGCAGGATTAGTCTGTCGTTTAATGTCGAAATACTTGAGTTCCGATAAGAATGGAACCAACGAACAAAACCTGAGTTTTTACACATCCGCTTGTGAAGAAGATCCAGAGCTCAAATCCTTTGATTCTTCGCTTGACCAACGACTTAGCAAATTGAAGAGGTCGCTCACAACAGGAGGCAAGACTGGAAATAATTCCCTAAACGCAGTCAAGTCGGTGTGCGGGTTTCTAGTTGAAGTGAACCAAAATTTGGCCGAGAACATTATCGCCAACAAAGATTTATTGAAGAGCGAAGATCTAACGTCTTTGGTTGGCCTCTATCATGAGAGTTCCACGAGTACTCTAGATCTATTTAATACAGTGAGGAACTGCACCAATAAGGCAAAGTTAAGCATTGTGATCATTCAAATCGCGATCCAACAGTTTGGAAAAGAGTCGATGGATACAGAGGTTGGAGGAAACAAGAAGAAGTACGCCGAAACATTAGAGGAGCTGAATAAGGTCAAAGCTATGGGAGATCCTTTTGGTGACGAGTTCAAGGAAAAGTTAGAGTCTGTACGCGCGGAGCACCTTATGCTTTTAGAGAAGCTCGGTGAGCTGGAgaagaaacttgaaaaacaacaggataaattaaagaaaaagaggAAATTGACCACTATTGCTTTCGCTTCTGTGGCTGCGTCTATGTTGGGTTTTTACGTCTCATTGTCCTTTCAGTTTGTCATGTCGGCCATATCCATCATATACGATAGGATCGGTTTATGTACGTTTAActacattaattttatattatattttatatcttttaatctattaaaatag